A single window of Callithrix jacchus isolate 240 chromosome 6, calJac240_pri, whole genome shotgun sequence DNA harbors:
- the VPS33B gene encoding vacuolar protein sorting-associated protein 33B isoform X6 produces MHVRWCLKKRESMEVRRDEYVSCDEWAFSLLPLDVDLLSMELPEFFRDYFLEGDQRWINTVAQALHLLSTLYGPFPNCYGIGRCAKMAYELWRKPEEEEDGETKGRRPEIGHIFLLDRDVDFVTALCSQVVYEGLVDDTFRIKCGSVDFGPEVTSSDKSLKVLLNAEDKVFHEIRNEHFSNVFGFLSQKARNLQAQYDRRRGMDIKQMKNFVSQELKGLKQEHRLLSLHIGACESIMKKKTKQDFQELIKTEHALLEGFNIRESTSYIEEHIDRQVSPIESLRLMCLLSITENGLIPKDYRSLKTQYLQSYGPEHLLTFSNLRRAGLLTEQGPGDTLTAVESKVSKLVTDKAAGKITDAFSSLAKRSNFRAISKKLNLIPRVDGEYDLKVPRDMAYVFSGAYVPLSCRIIEQVLERRSWQGLDEVVRLLNCGDFAFTDMTKEDKASSESLRLILVVFLGGCTFSEISALRFLGREKGYRFIFLTTAVTNSARLMEAMSEVKA; encoded by the exons atGCATGTGAGATGGTGCTTGAAGAAGAGGGAATCTATGGAGGTGAGAAGAGATGAAT ATGTGAGCTGCGATGAATGGGCCTTCTCTCTACTGCCTCTTGATGTGGATCTGCTGAGCATGGAACTACCAGAATTTTTCAGGGATTACTTTCTG GAAGGAGATCAGCGTTGGATCAACACTGTGGCTCAGGCCTTGCACCTTCTCAGCACTCTGTATGGACCCTTTCCAAATTGCTATGGAATTGGCAGATGTGCCAAG ATGGCTTATGAATTGTGGAGGAAaccggaggaggaggaggatggtgaAACCAAGGGCCGAAGGCCAGAGATTGGACATATCTTTCTCTTGGACAGAG ATGTGGACTTTGTGACAGCACTTTGCTCCCAAGTGGTTTACGAGGGCCTAGTGGATGACACCTTCCGCATCAAGTGTG GGAGTGTCGACTTTGGCCCAGAAGTCACATCCTCTGACAAGAGCCTGAAGGTGCTCCTCAATGCCGAGGACAAG GTGTTCCATGAGATTCGAAACGAGCACTTCTCCAACGTCTTTGGCTTCTTGAGCCAGAAGGCCCGGAACTTGCAGGCACAGTATGAT CGCCGGAGAGGCATGGACATCAAGCAGATGAAGAACTTTGTGTCCCAGGAGCTCAAGGGCCTGAAACAGGAGCACCGCCTGCTGAGTCTCC ATATTGGGGCCTGTGAATCCATCATGAAGAAGAAAACCAAGCAGGATTTCCAGGAGCTCATCAAGACTGAGCATG CACTACTAGAGGGATTCAACATCCGGGAGAGCACCAGCTACATCGAGGAGCACATAGATCGGCAG GTGTCGCCTATAGAAAGCCTGCGCCTCATGTGCCTTTTGTCCATCACTGAGAATG GTTTGATCCCCAAGGATTACCGGTCTCTCAAAACACAGTATCTGCAG AGCTATGGCCCTGAGCACCTGCTAACCTTCTCCAATCTGCGACGAGCTGGGCTCCTAACAGAGCAGGGCCCCGGAGACACCCTCACAGCCGTGGAGAGTAAAGTGAGCAAGCTGGTGACTGACAAGGCTGCAG GAAAAATTACTGATGCCTTCAGTTCTCTGGCCAAGAGGAGCAATTTTCGTGCCATCAGCAAAAAGCTGAATTTG ATTCCACGCGTGGACGGTGAGTATGATCTGAAAGTGCCCCGAGACATGGCTTACGTCTTCAGTGGTGCTTACGTGCCCCTGAGCTGCCGAATCATTGAGCAG GTGCTGGAGCGGCGAAGCTGGCAGGGCCTTGATGAGGTGGTACGGCTGCTCAACTGTGGTGACTTTGCATTCACAG ACATGACCAAGGAAGACAAGGCTTCCAGTGAGTCCCTGCGCCTCATCTTGGTGGTGTTCTTGGGCGGGTGCACATTCTCTGAGATCTCAGCCCTCCGCTTCCTGGGCAGAGAGAAAG GCTACAGGTTCATTTTCCTGACGACAGCAGTCACAAACAGTGCTCGCCTGATGGAGGCCATGAGTGAGGTGAAAGCCTGA
- the VPS33B gene encoding vacuolar protein sorting-associated protein 33B isoform X4, whose amino-acid sequence MSPLDRIANVSILKQHEVDKLYKVENKPVLSSNEQLCFLVRPRIKNMRYIASLVNADKVAGRTRKYKVIFSPQKFYACEMVLEEEGIYGDVSCDEWAFSLLPLDVDLLSMELPEFFRDYFLEGDQRWINTVAQALHLLSTLYGPFPNCYGIGRCAKMAYELWRKPEEEEDGETKGRRPEIGHIFLLDRDVDFVTALCSQVVYEGLVDDTFRIKCGSVDFGPEVTSSDKSLKVLLNAEDKVFHEIRNEHFSNVFGFLSQKARNLQAQYDRRRGMDIKQMKNFVSQELKGLKQEHRLLSLHIGACESIMKKKTKQDFQELIKTEHALLEGFNIRESTSYIEEHIDRQVSPIESLRLMCLLSITENGLIPKDYRSLKTQYLQSYGPEHLLTFSNLRRAGLLTEQGPGDTLTAVESKVSKLVTDKAAGKITDAFSSLAKRSNFRAISKKLNLIPRVDGEYDLKVPRDMAYVFSGAYVPLSCRIIEQVLERRSWQGLDEVVRLLNCGDFAFTDMTKEDKASSESLRLILVVFLGGCTFSEISALRFLGREKGYRFIFLTTAVTNSARLMEAMSEVKA is encoded by the exons aTTGTGCTTCTTGGTCAGACCCCGTATCAAGAATATGCGATACATTGCCA GTCTTGTCAATGCTGACAAAGTGGCTGGCCGAACTCGCAAATACAAAGTGATCTTCAGCCCCCAGAAG ttttatGCATGTGAGATGGTGCTTGAAGAAGAGGGAATCTATGGAG ATGTGAGCTGCGATGAATGGGCCTTCTCTCTACTGCCTCTTGATGTGGATCTGCTGAGCATGGAACTACCAGAATTTTTCAGGGATTACTTTCTG GAAGGAGATCAGCGTTGGATCAACACTGTGGCTCAGGCCTTGCACCTTCTCAGCACTCTGTATGGACCCTTTCCAAATTGCTATGGAATTGGCAGATGTGCCAAG ATGGCTTATGAATTGTGGAGGAAaccggaggaggaggaggatggtgaAACCAAGGGCCGAAGGCCAGAGATTGGACATATCTTTCTCTTGGACAGAG ATGTGGACTTTGTGACAGCACTTTGCTCCCAAGTGGTTTACGAGGGCCTAGTGGATGACACCTTCCGCATCAAGTGTG GGAGTGTCGACTTTGGCCCAGAAGTCACATCCTCTGACAAGAGCCTGAAGGTGCTCCTCAATGCCGAGGACAAG GTGTTCCATGAGATTCGAAACGAGCACTTCTCCAACGTCTTTGGCTTCTTGAGCCAGAAGGCCCGGAACTTGCAGGCACAGTATGAT CGCCGGAGAGGCATGGACATCAAGCAGATGAAGAACTTTGTGTCCCAGGAGCTCAAGGGCCTGAAACAGGAGCACCGCCTGCTGAGTCTCC ATATTGGGGCCTGTGAATCCATCATGAAGAAGAAAACCAAGCAGGATTTCCAGGAGCTCATCAAGACTGAGCATG CACTACTAGAGGGATTCAACATCCGGGAGAGCACCAGCTACATCGAGGAGCACATAGATCGGCAG GTGTCGCCTATAGAAAGCCTGCGCCTCATGTGCCTTTTGTCCATCACTGAGAATG GTTTGATCCCCAAGGATTACCGGTCTCTCAAAACACAGTATCTGCAG AGCTATGGCCCTGAGCACCTGCTAACCTTCTCCAATCTGCGACGAGCTGGGCTCCTAACAGAGCAGGGCCCCGGAGACACCCTCACAGCCGTGGAGAGTAAAGTGAGCAAGCTGGTGACTGACAAGGCTGCAG GAAAAATTACTGATGCCTTCAGTTCTCTGGCCAAGAGGAGCAATTTTCGTGCCATCAGCAAAAAGCTGAATTTG ATTCCACGCGTGGACGGTGAGTATGATCTGAAAGTGCCCCGAGACATGGCTTACGTCTTCAGTGGTGCTTACGTGCCCCTGAGCTGCCGAATCATTGAGCAG GTGCTGGAGCGGCGAAGCTGGCAGGGCCTTGATGAGGTGGTACGGCTGCTCAACTGTGGTGACTTTGCATTCACAG ACATGACCAAGGAAGACAAGGCTTCCAGTGAGTCCCTGCGCCTCATCTTGGTGGTGTTCTTGGGCGGGTGCACATTCTCTGAGATCTCAGCCCTCCGCTTCCTGGGCAGAGAGAAAG GCTACAGGTTCATTTTCCTGACGACAGCAGTCACAAACAGTGCTCGCCTGATGGAGGCCATGAGTGAGGTGAAAGCCTGA
- the VPS33B gene encoding vacuolar protein sorting-associated protein 33B isoform X5, giving the protein MRYIASLVNADKVAGRTRKYKVIFSPQKFYACEMVLEEEGIYGDVSCDEWAFSLLPLDVDLLSMELPEFFRDYFLEGDQRWINTVAQALHLLSTLYGPFPNCYGIGRCAKMAYELWRKPEEEEDGETKGRRPEIGHIFLLDRDVDFVTALCSQVVYEGLVDDTFRIKCGSVDFGPEVTSSDKSLKVLLNAEDKVFHEIRNEHFSNVFGFLSQKARNLQAQYDRRRGMDIKQMKNFVSQELKGLKQEHRLLSLHIGACESIMKKKTKQDFQELIKTEHALLEGFNIRESTSYIEEHIDRQVSPIESLRLMCLLSITENGLIPKDYRSLKTQYLQSYGPEHLLTFSNLRRAGLLTEQGPGDTLTAVESKVSKLVTDKAAGKITDAFSSLAKRSNFRAISKKLNLIPRVDGEYDLKVPRDMAYVFSGAYVPLSCRIIEQVLERRSWQGLDEVVRLLNCGDFAFTDMTKEDKASSESLRLILVVFLGGCTFSEISALRFLGREKGYRFIFLTTAVTNSARLMEAMSEVKA; this is encoded by the exons ATGCGATACATTGCCA GTCTTGTCAATGCTGACAAAGTGGCTGGCCGAACTCGCAAATACAAAGTGATCTTCAGCCCCCAGAAG ttttatGCATGTGAGATGGTGCTTGAAGAAGAGGGAATCTATGGAG ATGTGAGCTGCGATGAATGGGCCTTCTCTCTACTGCCTCTTGATGTGGATCTGCTGAGCATGGAACTACCAGAATTTTTCAGGGATTACTTTCTG GAAGGAGATCAGCGTTGGATCAACACTGTGGCTCAGGCCTTGCACCTTCTCAGCACTCTGTATGGACCCTTTCCAAATTGCTATGGAATTGGCAGATGTGCCAAG ATGGCTTATGAATTGTGGAGGAAaccggaggaggaggaggatggtgaAACCAAGGGCCGAAGGCCAGAGATTGGACATATCTTTCTCTTGGACAGAG ATGTGGACTTTGTGACAGCACTTTGCTCCCAAGTGGTTTACGAGGGCCTAGTGGATGACACCTTCCGCATCAAGTGTG GGAGTGTCGACTTTGGCCCAGAAGTCACATCCTCTGACAAGAGCCTGAAGGTGCTCCTCAATGCCGAGGACAAG GTGTTCCATGAGATTCGAAACGAGCACTTCTCCAACGTCTTTGGCTTCTTGAGCCAGAAGGCCCGGAACTTGCAGGCACAGTATGAT CGCCGGAGAGGCATGGACATCAAGCAGATGAAGAACTTTGTGTCCCAGGAGCTCAAGGGCCTGAAACAGGAGCACCGCCTGCTGAGTCTCC ATATTGGGGCCTGTGAATCCATCATGAAGAAGAAAACCAAGCAGGATTTCCAGGAGCTCATCAAGACTGAGCATG CACTACTAGAGGGATTCAACATCCGGGAGAGCACCAGCTACATCGAGGAGCACATAGATCGGCAG GTGTCGCCTATAGAAAGCCTGCGCCTCATGTGCCTTTTGTCCATCACTGAGAATG GTTTGATCCCCAAGGATTACCGGTCTCTCAAAACACAGTATCTGCAG AGCTATGGCCCTGAGCACCTGCTAACCTTCTCCAATCTGCGACGAGCTGGGCTCCTAACAGAGCAGGGCCCCGGAGACACCCTCACAGCCGTGGAGAGTAAAGTGAGCAAGCTGGTGACTGACAAGGCTGCAG GAAAAATTACTGATGCCTTCAGTTCTCTGGCCAAGAGGAGCAATTTTCGTGCCATCAGCAAAAAGCTGAATTTG ATTCCACGCGTGGACGGTGAGTATGATCTGAAAGTGCCCCGAGACATGGCTTACGTCTTCAGTGGTGCTTACGTGCCCCTGAGCTGCCGAATCATTGAGCAG GTGCTGGAGCGGCGAAGCTGGCAGGGCCTTGATGAGGTGGTACGGCTGCTCAACTGTGGTGACTTTGCATTCACAG ACATGACCAAGGAAGACAAGGCTTCCAGTGAGTCCCTGCGCCTCATCTTGGTGGTGTTCTTGGGCGGGTGCACATTCTCTGAGATCTCAGCCCTCCGCTTCCTGGGCAGAGAGAAAG GCTACAGGTTCATTTTCCTGACGACAGCAGTCACAAACAGTGCTCGCCTGATGGAGGCCATGAGTGAGGTGAAAGCCTGA